In Archocentrus centrarchus isolate MPI-CPG fArcCen1 unplaced genomic scaffold, fArcCen1 scaffold_50_ctg1, whole genome shotgun sequence, one DNA window encodes the following:
- the LOC115777356 gene encoding uncharacterized protein LOC115777356 yields the protein MSVRRKVFKTVHFQRQEKKYSEHCCVPLCSASSKFNGVLSFHSFPTQSDLRKRWLINIRRDDFTLTAHTKVCSRHFATDQLIEPTTPDGRRRLIKGAVPTLFEWNGFKVEPLRRSVWERTERPTELVHLEEQEEQGLSNDHDYCSVPEPSALDMSASAAEDLCKEVEDLRKEIQELRVQREFGLQRFAGSDTDIRFYTRFPSYDHLMAFWFLIEPCIYKMVRVSRAKSAAKRNEEVVTPARSSTRQLLQPIDEFFLFSSSCRDKELFKQSGIAEKLTEDMAVMVDKGFLISDCCKCKVYCPPFLSKQKQMPAYQVKETQAIARLRVHVERVIRRIKQNKRFDGIITLSHVYNINQLFAVAYTGSPPVPTQQSHTTASR from the exons ATGAGTGTACGCAGAAAAGTATTTAAAACGGTACATTTTCAAAGACAGGAGAAGAAATACTCCGAACATTGCTGTGTCCCACTTTGTTCGGCTTCGTCCAAATTTAACGGTGTTTTAAGTTTCCATAGTTTTCCGACTCAGTCCGACTTGAGAAAACGATGGCTGATAAACATACGCCGGGATGATTTCACTCTTACCGCTCACACTAAGGTCTGTAGCAGACACTTTGCCACTGATCAGCTCATAGAGCCAACGACCCCTGATGGTCGAAGAAGACTGATTAAAGGTGCTGTACCAACGCTTTTTGAGTGGAATGGCTTTAAAGTTGAGCCACTGCGGCGTAGTGTTTGGGAGAGAACAGAGCGACCCACTGAACTTGTCCATCTTGAGGAGCAGGAAGAGCAGGGTCTCTCAAATGATCATGACTACTGCTCAGTCCCTGAACCGTCTGCATTGGACATGTCTGCATCAGCTGCAGAAGACCTGTGTAAAGAGGTAGAGGATCTGAGGAAGGAAATACAGGAGCTGCGTGTCCAGCGTGAGTTTGGATTACAGCGGTTTGCTGGCTCCGACACCGACATCAGATTCTATACCAG ATTTCCAAGCTATGACCATTTGATGGCATTTTGGTTTTTGATTGAGCCTTGCATTTATAAAATGGTCAGGGTCTCAAGAGCCAAATCAGCTGCCAAGAGGAATGAAGAAGTGGTGACACCTGCACGTTCATCAACA AGGCAGCTGCTCCAGCCAATCGAtgagttctttcttttctcGTCTTCCTGTCG TGATAAGGAGCTATTCAAGCAATCAGGCATCGCTGAGAAGTTGACCGAAGACATGGCAGTGATGGTTGATAAGGGCTTTCTAATCAGTGACTGCTGTAAGTGCAAAGTGTACTGTCCACCTTTCCTGTCTAAGCAGAAGCAGATGCCAGCATACCAGGTTAAGGAGACACAGGCCATAGCCAGACTGAGAGTACATGTGGAGCGAGTCATTAGGAggataaaacagaacaaacgTTTTGATGGCATCATCACCTTATCACATGTCTACAACATCAACCAGCTGTTTGCAGTGGCAT ACACAG GTAGTCCTCCTGTGCCCACACAACAAAGTCACACCACTGCATCCCGCTGA